The Eubacterium maltosivorans genome includes the window TCGCGTTCCTTTCCGGAACAGACACAGAGATCATTGATTAGCGCTTTGCGGTATAGCTTGCTGAAAGTCTTGACAATACCGGGCGCCATGGCATAATCAAAGTTTGGAATACTCTGGCCTCCGTGCATTTCATTTTGATTTGCCTGAATGGCGATGCAGGCAAGAGCGGAGTAGCTGCGGATGTCGTTGGGCTCACGCAGGTAGCCATGTCCTGTTGAGAAGCCGCCCTTAAAGAGTTTAAGCAGGTCAATCTGGCAACAGGTTTCAGTCAGCATATAAAAATCTTTATCGTGAATATGGATATCACCGGAGATATGTGCATCAGCAATTTCGCGCGGAAGAATGTAATTATCGATAAAATATTTTGATCCTTCAGAACCGTATTTCAGCATGGTTCCCATTGCTGTATCTGAGTCGATATTGGCGTTTTCACGTTTAAGGTCTGCGTCTTCAGCGTAACGGAAAGTGAGATCTTTATAAATTTCCATCAAATCGCTCTCAGCCTGACGTGTTTTAGCGTGCTCGGCACGGTATAGAATATAGGCTTTTGCTGTTTTGGCGTAGTCAGCTTTGATCAGCGTTTCTTCCACAATATCCTGTATCTGCTCCACCGTTGGACGGCCTAAAGGCTCAGCCGCTGAGGTGACCACATTGGTCAGAAACTCAATGTGCTTTTCTGTCATAGACTCGCCGCTCACAGAGATATTCGCCTTGTAAATGGCATTGCTGATTTTACGGGCATCAAATGGCGCTACAGTTCCGTTCCGTTTAATAATATTGTCGATCATTACATCATTCCTCCGGATGCTTAGTTATTGTCGGTTACTTCGAAAATCATACTATATATTGTGCTCTCTGTCAATTTGTGGACAACATTTTGTGAAAATGATTAAAATGAGCGTATGAGAGGGCTGAGGCCTGTGGATAAAAAATGTGCACAAAAATTTTTATTAAATAAGCGTGAAAGAGGACAATTTTTTACAGATGAAAACAGCTGACCAATATAAAAAAGCGGTGTACGCTGTTTTAACGTATACCGCTACATTTAGATAAAAATTTGTTTTTGCCAAGTATAACATACAATATATGGTTTTAGCGTCATCGCTGCTAATCGTCTTTTACATCGGATGTTTCGCTGCGGACGAGCAGCATGGTCACGGCGCAGAGTAAGGTCAGACTGAGTGCTGCCGCTGCAGGCAGTCCACCTTTTACATTATTTTTTATAACGCCTGTAATCCCAGTGTTCACATTCTCGGACACGGAGGTGGTACCGTTCAGGTAGCTGGATACTGTTTTTAAGGCATTGCCCATTTCCTGGAGATAAAGGGTCGATTCGGATTTCAGGCTTTCTCTGGTACCCGTTTTGACATTTTCACCAGGGCTTGAAACAGCAAGTGATGAGGATTCTTTTTCGACGGAGACTTTGGGGACTGCCGTGGGCACTACTTTTGTTTCGTTACTGCCGTGGTTCCTATCGCTCTGTGTAACAGTGGGGTTTCCCTCCTGATCAAGGGTAATACGGATGGCGTTGGAATCACCGCTTATGCTGCCGTTCTTAGCTTCGAGCTGGAAAACATAGCTGTGGCCGGCTTCCAGGCCGGTCAGACTGTATTGGTTGGCTGCTGTGGCTGTGAGCTTTTCAGCCGGCCAGGCCTGCCATGTGCTGCTGTCATCCTTTTCCACCCAAAGTGTTGGTGTGCCAAAGCTTTGGATTGGCTGGTGGAAACGGAGAAGCATACTGTAGCTGCCGATGCTTTCAGTCACAGGCGCGTCGTAATAAATAAATGGTTTTTTAGGATCAATGACGACGAGCCGTTGATTTTGACTTTTCAGCAAAGCAGCAGCACCGGCCGGCGTAAAAGTATCGGGGCAGAGTTCATAACTGAGCGAATAAATCCCAGCTTTTGTAATATCTGCGGTGTCTGTATTCCAGCAGACTGGCAGCGACGGGCTGTAACGGATATCGCCGGTATCCTTGTCGGTAATTTTAAAGACCATACTGCCGGGCAGACTGCCCGGGGTATTCAGTTCTGTATAGTGGTATCCTGCATTTTTGGGAACTGCAGTGGTATCTGCAATAACTGCGTTTTCTACCTCTGGAGAGACAACGCTTGTATTCAGAAGCACCTCGCCTGCGTCAACAGCAGTGGCGCCAGTTCCATCAGCGGTAATTTCACTGAAATAGGCATCAAGACTGCCCTTTGTCTGAATGGCGGTGCTGCTGCTGCCAGTGGTATGGACAGAGGTGGTATCCAAGGACAGATAGGCTGTGCCGACGGCGCTGATACCACAGGTGTTGGTACCGGCCACTTCAATTTTTGAAGCCTTTGCTGACAGGCAGCTGTTTCCGCTGATTTTAATAGCTGTGCTGTTTTCGGCTTCAGCTGTCAGAGTGGAATGGTCAAGCTGAAGGTCAGCATTGTTCTCCAGCGTGAGCAAGGTTTTCTGGCCGGTAATGGTTATGTTCTTAAAGGAAAAGCTGTTTTGGATATAGAGCGTATTTCTGCCAAGATCCAGGGTGATGCTGCTGTCCGGCTCAAAGCCTCCGATACTGCTGTCTCTTCCTAAAACAATGTCTTTTGTAACATGAATGGTACCTCCGGTTTCGTTAAGCGCACTGACTGCGGAGATTAAGGTTTCGGCGCTGTCGGCCGTATTTTCAGGTGCCTGGGCACATACCGGCATACCGGTAAAGAGCAGACACAATATTATCAATAATAAGGTTTTCCGGGTCTTCATAAGCCCTCCTTGAGCATTCGAATATTGTCAAATTGCCAATCGCATTTATTATAACACAAAATTGCCCGGGAGTGAACTGTTTATCAATGAAAAGCACCTTGTTTATTGATAAATACACGAAAAAAGCACCCTGGTGGGCGCCCTTTTCATATATTTATTTAGAGAGGTAGATAATGAGCTTTATTGTTCGACGATAACGGCAATTCCGTTTGGAATAACGGTAAAGCTGGCGTTTTCACCTTTAATTTCTTTTGCCATTTTGACAGCAGTGTCAAGATCAGGCGCGTAGGTCATTTTCATTTCTGTTACGATATCTTTCATTTCCGGACGTGTAACATATAAAACCGTATGCTTTGAGAGAATCCGCGCAAGAATCTGGTATTCCCATTGGTCGGGCTGTGTCTGATTCTGTGGGATGGTCATAATGTTTTCAAAAAGCGCTCTCGCAGATTCGCAGTCCCGCATCGCGCGGTAAAAACCGTCTCCGCCAGTACCATCCAGGCATTCTGCGCAGAGAATAATGACGCCGTCGTCTCCGGCGGATGCTTCGGCAGCGGTCATGCTCTTAACGCACTGGTACATGTTTTGGTCAAGAGGCGCTCCGCCGTTACCAGTAATGACAATATCGGCCGGAACAGCCTTGACGCGGCAGTATTGCTTTAAAAATTCGCAGCCTGCCTCATGCGCAATGAAGGGATCGCCGGCAAAGGCCATGACAACACGCTTTTCCTCGTCGATGATCACATTGACGATATATTGGAGGCCCGCCTGTTTCGCGGCAGATTTCATATCGGTGTGGATCGGGTTGTTTTCTAAAATGCCAGTGCGCGCATAAGGACTTGCGATGAATTTGCTGCAGTGATTACCTAAGACAGTCACGCGGTCAGAAACGCCTGGCAGCACACTTTTCCGTCCGCCTGAAAAGCCTGCAAAGAAATGAGGTTCAATGAATCCCTCAGAGACAAGAAGATCGGCTTCGGCGGCAAGCCGGTTTATGATCAGATCAGCGCCAGAGGGAAGGACACCGATTTTTACGTTTTCGTCAGCATTGGAAGAATCGTGTACGGCAATTTTTTCTTCATCAACAATTTTCTGTCCCAGCTTTGAAACCAGCTCGTCCGGTGTCGTACCGCGGTGAAAACCTGTGGCGACCAGCAATGTGATATCGATATCCGGGTTTCCTTCGCGCATTTCTTCAAGCATAAATGGAATAATGTGTTTGCTTGGGACGGGACGCGTATGGTCGCTGATAATAATGACCGCTGTTTTTTTATCCTTTGCCAGCTCCTTTAAGGAAGCGCTACCCAAATGTTTTGCCATTGCAGCTTTGACAATGTCATCCTCGGTCTGGTCGTTCTGCAGGTTACCGATATTGGAATTTAAAACGCCTGAGACCTGTTCATCAGGTAGCTCCAGGGTCAGTTCTGTGTTGCCATAGGGAATTTTTGAAATCATAATGATCCTCCAGTTTAAATGATTTAGCATGATGTGAGTATAAATTCGGTCGAAATTATTGGTAAGTGGTCTTACCAGTTATGTTCTTATTGTAGTACGCTTTTCAAAGAAAGTCAAGGATAAAAAAACCGTTTTCAAAAAGAATTTTTTAAATTGGAGATTTGGACAGCAAAAGTAGAACATCCAAAATAAAAAAGCTCCGCGGCCGCGGAGCTTTCTGAGCATTATTATTGAAGTTCGGCATCATAAAAATGGTAGCGGTAGATGCTGGTAACTTCGAAGTTTTTAACATTGTCGCCTAACAGGTAGAACATGGTGTCATTATACAGTGGAATAGCACCATAATCTTTGTGTGTCAGGATTTCATCGGCTTTTTCATACAATTCCTGGCGTTTGCTTTCGTCCTTTGTCTGACGCGCCTGGTTGATAAGATCGTTGAATTCCGGATTGTTGTATTTGTTGGATACCTGCTGGGTAGTTGTGGCAGACATACGCTGGTAGATCATACCATCTGGATCGACATAGTCGGTATACCAGTTGCTGACTGTCAGATTGAGGGAACCGCTCTTGTTCATATCGTTGTAGCCTGCGTGGTCAACCTGAGACAGTTCGATATTGATACCGGCTGCTTTTGCCTGATCCTGAATTGCAGTGGCCACCTTGATCAGTGTCTGGTAATTGGTTGAACCAACTACAGGAATGGTAATACCGTCTGGGTAACCGGCTTCTGCCAGTAATTTTTTTGCTTTTTCTGGATTGTATTCATATGCTGGAAGGGAGTCATTGTATCCGAGCAGGCCCTTAGGGATAAAGCTTTTGGCCGGGGTAGCGGCGCCGGATAACAATTCGTCGCACAGAGCTTCGCGGTCTACCGCGTAGGACAGTGCTTCTTTAATTCTTGAATCGGTATAAATTTCATTGTTCGGGCTTAAATAAACAAGGCCGACTGGGTTGAAGCTGTGCATTTTGTCTTTGACAGCATCGTTGCTTGTAACGGTTTCGTATTGTCCGGTATCCAGCATGACAAAATCACAGTTGCCCTTCTGGAATTCCATAACCTGAGTGTTCAGGTCGTTTACGAACTTAAAGCTGACACCGTCAAGCTTTGTTTTATCGCCGTGGTAATCGTCAAAGCGTTCCATTTCAATGCCCTGGCCTGCAGTATAGGAGGTCATTTTGAACGGACCGGTACCGTACAGGACAGTACGTCCCCAGTCTCCGCCAGCTTCTTCACAGGCTTTTTCAGGGAAGATTACAGCATATGGAGCGGATAAGGCGGCTTCGAAAGGTGCGTAGGGTTGCTGAAGAACGATATCGAAGTGCGTATCATCTTTGATTTTAAAGCCTTCAAGAGAATCGGCTGTGCCGTCTTCAAGGGCTTTAAAGCCAACGACCTGGTCAAACAGTGAGCCCATGAGACCTTTTGTGATTAAGCGTTCATAGGAATACTTAACATCAGAAGACTTCAGGGTTTCGCCGTTATGGAATTTAACACCGTCTTTAAGCTCAAAGCTGTAAGTCAGGCCGTCGTCGGAAACGGTCGGCATCTGCTTAAGCAGCTGTGGGTCCAGGGTTGTGTCGTTGTTCAGGCCGATGAGTGTTTCGCAAGCCTGGTCTGATACCATAATCAG containing:
- the larA gene encoding nickel-dependent lactate racemase, translated to MISKIPYGNTELTLELPDEQVSGVLNSNIGNLQNDQTEDDIVKAAMAKHLGSASLKELAKDKKTAVIIISDHTRPVPSKHIIPFMLEEMREGNPDIDITLLVATGFHRGTTPDELVSKLGQKIVDEEKIAVHDSSNADENVKIGVLPSGADLIINRLAAEADLLVSEGFIEPHFFAGFSGGRKSVLPGVSDRVTVLGNHCSKFIASPYARTGILENNPIHTDMKSAAKQAGLQYIVNVIIDEEKRVVMAFAGDPFIAHEAGCEFLKQYCRVKAVPADIVITGNGGAPLDQNMYQCVKSMTAAEASAGDDGVIILCAECLDGTGGDGFYRAMRDCESARALFENIMTIPQNQTQPDQWEYQILARILSKHTVLYVTRPEMKDIVTEMKMTYAPDLDTAVKMAKEIKGENASFTVIPNGIAVIVEQ
- a CDS encoding ABC transporter substrate-binding protein translates to MKSMKKLAALLLVLALVFTVAGCGDKGASSSSSSGNTLRVVMQDPNVPIDTNMGTQAYLIMVSDQACETLIGLNNDTTLDPQLLKQMPTVSDDGLTYSFELKDGVKFHNGETLKSSDVKYSYERLITKGLMGSLFDQVVGFKALEDGTADSLEGFKIKDDTHFDIVLQQPYAPFEAALSAPYAVIFPEKACEEAGGDWGRTVLYGTGPFKMTSYTAGQGIEMERFDDYHGDKTKLDGVSFKFVNDLNTQVMEFQKGNCDFVMLDTGQYETVTSNDAVKDKMHSFNPVGLVYLSPNNEIYTDSRIKEALSYAVDREALCDELLSGAATPAKSFIPKGLLGYNDSLPAYEYNPEKAKKLLAEAGYPDGITIPVVGSTNYQTLIKVATAIQDQAKAAGINIELSQVDHAGYNDMNKSGSLNLTVSNWYTDYVDPDGMIYQRMSATTTQQVSNKYNNPEFNDLINQARQTKDESKRQELYEKADEILTHKDYGAIPLYNDTMFYLLGDNVKNFEVTSIYRYHFYDAELQ